DNA from Pelobacter propionicus DSM 2379:
GCTATAAAGAGCGGGTCGGCACGGCCACCGAGGTGCTGGACGCACAGACCCTGCTGACCCAGACCAGAACCGACTATTTCCGGGCCCTTTTCGACCGTCAGGTGGCGGCCGCCCGCCTGAGGCGCGCCCTGGGAGAACTGTAGCCAAGAACAGTATTGTACTGTCCGATGGAGGGACATGAATCATGACGGAAGAGACGCACACGCCGGGCCAGAGCCAGGCGGAGCCGGAAGCGGCCAGGGCGGAACCATTGCCCGACACACCCAACGGAAACGGGGGCAAGAAGCGCCGCGCCCTGATCATACTGCTGATGGCCGGCCTGGTCTGCCTTGTGCTCGGCCTCGCCTGGTGGATCCACGGCAAGAGCCACATCGAGACCGACAACGCCTTCATCGAGGCCAAGACCGTGTCCATCTCCTGCAAGGTAGCCGGCACGGTCAAGCGGGTGCTGGTGGAGGACAACCAGTATGTCGGGAAGGGCGATGCGCTGGTGGAACTGGACCAGGAGGACTACCGGGTGCAGGTGGCCCAGGCCGAGGCAGGGGTGAGTGTGGCCGAGAACGAGACCGGCGGCGAGCAGTTGCGGGCCGAGGGGGCACGGGCCACGGTGGAGCTTGCCAGGGCCCGCGCCGAGCAGGCCGATCTGGACCTGCGGCGTGGCGAGGCGCTCTTTCGGCGTGAGGTGATCCCCCGGGAGCAGTTGGACCGGCTCGGAACCGCCCAGCGGGTGGCGCAGTCCCAGCTCAGGGAGGCCCGGGAGGGGTTCAAACAGGCACAGGCCGTGGCAGGCCTGGCAGGTCCGGGAGGCAACAGGGCCAGGGTGCGGCAGCGCCAGGCGCTGCTGAACGAGGCGCGGCTCAGGCTCTCCTATACCCGGGTGCTGGCCCCCACCAACGGCTACATCACCCGCAAGGCGGTGGAACCGGGAGCCAACATCCAGGCCGGCCAGCCGCTGATGGCCCTGGTGCCGCTGCAGGACGCCTGGATCATCGCCAACTACAAGGAAGGGCAGCTCACCCATATCAGGCCCGGCCAGAAGGTGGAGTTTACCGTGGACGCCTATCCCGACAGGAGCTTCACCGGCAGGGTGAACAGCATCATGGCCGGCACTGGTGCGGCGTTCTCCCTGCTGCCGCCGGAGAACGCCACCGGCAACTACGTCAAGGTGGTGCAGCGCATACCGGTCAAGATTTCCATCGACAACAACAGCGACCCGGAACACCTGCTGCGGGTGGGGATGAGCGTTGTCCCCACCGTGCTGGTGGAGCGCTCCACCGGCGAGATACTGAGGGATCTGGTCCCGTTCCTGTAGGGGCGGCCCCGTGTGGCCGCCCCCCTGCAACATGGATTGCGGCACGACATCCCTTATGCCCGCTGTCGGGCACCCACACAGGGGTGCCCCTACGGTACACCATGACAACGACCTCTGAAAAAAACGTCAACAAATGGCTGATCACCATCACGGTCATGCTCCCCACCATCATGGAGATCATCGACACCTCCGTGGCCAACGTGGCCCTGCCGCACATGCAGGGGAGCCTGAACGCCGGCACGGACGAGATCACCTGGGTGCTGACCTCCTACCTGGTCAGCAACGCCGTGGTGCTCCCCATAACCGGCTGGCTGTCGCGCGTCTTCGGCCGCAAGCGTTTCCTGATGACCTGCATCACCCTGTTCACCCTGGCATCGCTGCTCTGCGGCTCGGCCCCCACCCTGGCAACCCTGATTCTGTTCCGCATCATCCAGGGGGCTGCCGGGGGTGCCCTGATTCCCATCAGCCAGGCCATCCTGATGGAGACCTTTCCCCCCCGGGAGCGCGGCATGGCCATGGCCATCTTCGGGGTGGGCGCCATGTTCGGCCCCATCGTCGGCCCGGCCCTGGGGGGCTGGATCACCGACAACCTGAACTGGCGCTGGATCTTCTACATCAACCTGCCCATCGGCATGATTGCCCTGGTGATGTGCGGCCTGTTCATCTTCGACCCCGCCTACCTGAAGCGGGGCGCACAAACCATGCGGATCGACTACGGGGGACTCGTGTTGCTCACCACCGGCATGGGCGCCCTGCAGGTGGTGCTGGACAAGGGGCAGCAGGAGGACTGGTTCAACTCATCCTTCATCATCGCCTTCAGCATCATCATGGTGGTTTCCCTGGTCGCCCTGGTCTGGGTGGAGCTGACCCATGACCATCCGATCATCAACCTGCGGCTGTTCAGGAACATCTCCTTCTCCGCCGGCAACTTCATCATGTTCGTGGTCGGCTTCTGCCTCTACAGCTCCATCACCATGATCCCGCTCTTCCTGCAGAACCTGATGGGCTACTCTGCCACCGACGCCGGCATGGTGCTGGCGCCGGGCGGCGTGGCAACCCTGATCACCATGCCGCTGGTGGGGCTCATGCTGCAGAAGCGGGACGGCAGAAAGATCGTCTTCCTTGGCCTGGTGATAGGCGCAACAGCCATGTTCTTCATGCAGCGCCTGAACCTCTTGGCCTCCTACGGCGATTTCGTCTGGCCGCGGGTGGTGCTGGGAGTCGGGCTGGCCATGATCTTCGTGCCGCTGACAACCGTGACCCTGGCCACCATTTCCCGCCAGGAGATGGGCAACGCCACCGGAATGTTCAATCTGCTGCGCAACATCGGCGGCAGCGTGGGTATCGCCATGGCCGCCACCATTCTGGCGCGGCGGGAACAGTTCTACCAGACCGCTCTCTCCGGCCACAGCGTCCCCTACGATCCGGTCTGGCAGATGAAGTTCAGCCAGCTCAAACAGGCCCTGGTACTGAAGGGGATATCCGTCGCCCAGGCCGACCAGACCGCCCTGGGCATCATGTACGGGGTGGTGCGCCGCCAGGCCGGGGCCTTGGCCTTCAACTACGTCTTCTGGGTGATCGGCGTCGCCTTCCTCTCCATCATCCCGCTGCTTCTGCTGCTAAAAAGAAGCAGCCACGAAGGCGAGAACCCGGCGGCTCACTGAGGCTGTATACCGGCGCGAGAAAGAAAAAAGCCGCTCCCCTTCGGGTAGCGGCTTTTTGGTCACCTGCCGGCAAACGCTCCTTTCAGAACTTGAATCTGAGCCCCAGGGTGGCATTGTGACTCTCGAATTTCATGCGGGTGCCCGCATTCCCCTCGTCGAATTTCCCCTTGTCGGTGGCGAAGTAGCGGTAGCCCACATCCAGGGAGAAATAGCGGTTGATGCTGATATCAATCCCGGCGCCGATCTGATAGGCGAAGACCGTATCATCGTCGGAATCGTACAAAGACCAGCGCACCCCGTTGGAGACACCGGACGTATCGTCCAGGTAGAGGGTGGCGAACCCGATGCCACCGCCAAGGTAGGGGGTCACCGGAGTATCGTTGTGCAGGTCGAAGTAGCAGTTGGCCATGACCGCGAATGCACTCAGGGAGCCATCCAGATCGTGATACCTGATATCGCTGGTGGCATCATAAACCGAATCGATCTCCGCTCCCTTGTAGGAGAGTTCACCCTCCAGGCGGACATAGCCGAAGTCATAGCCGGCACTCCCCCCCACGTCGATTCCCGGATCGAACTCCACTCGGTCATTGTAGGATCCCCAGGAATCGTAGCTATGGGCGTTCCTATCCTGGGGCACCGTCACCCCCACGAACCAGGAGACGTAGGGGCCCGGCCGTGGGGGCTCCGCCCGGGCGAGGGACGGAATCAGAAGGGTTGCCAGGGCCGCGACAATGATCATATTCCGTTTCATGGTATTCCTCCTTGTGCGTGAAAATCCGCGGGGCTCCCCGTCCAGGCCGGCACCCCGCCTCGTTCCAGCAAGTATAGCACCATCACAACGGTTGGCATGCGGACGGCACGTACCAAGCACCCTTGACCTGGGCGTTCCTTCGCCGGCAAGCAGATAGAATCAACGGCAAGCGACAACGAAAGGGAGCATGGCCGCAACGCTGCTCTTTTCCGTGGAATCCTGAACCCAAACGTGGTAATGGTTGTCAATCTTTAACCCAGGAGGTGGCCAGGTGAACAGATCGATCCCACTGATACTCTCCATCGCAGCACTCACCATGAGCGGATGCAACTCCAGGCCGGTAATCGAGCAGCCGAACAAACCGGCGGCAACCGCACCGGCAACCGCACCGGCAACCGCACCGGCACCCGGCCAGCTCCCGCCCGGCCACCCCCAGGTCGGCCAGGCGGGTGACAATCCCCATGCCGGCATGAAGGCCCAGGACCTCCCCCCAGGGGTCGGCAAGAAGGCCAGGGTAACCCAGGTCATAAGCAGGGACGGCAAGACATTCCTGGAACTGGTTGACGAGAAGGGGGAGAAACTCTGGCTGGCCATGCCCGAGGTGAAGGTGAGCGTGGGAAACAGCATCGAATATCCCGAGGCGCCGGTCATGGAGAAATTTCACAGCAAGACCCTCAACCGGGACCTGGAGCGGGTATCCTTCGTGCCGGGGATCAGGGTGGTGAAATAGGGTAAACAGGTAGGAAAGGTTAAACGAGCGGGGCCGGTAATGGCCCCGCTTTTTCATTTCCCCAGAGCCGCCAGCGAGGGGCCATGGTTGGGGACCAGCTTGAGCACACGGCAATAGCAGTCGGCAGCTCCCCGCTGTTTCCCCTGCTCGGCCAGCAGGTCTCCCAGCAGGTACCATCCCCAGGGGTTGTCCGGCTCCCGGGCGACGATCTCCCTGAACTCGCGCTCGGCAGTTCCCGGATCCCCCCGACGCAGGAAATACTCTCCCGCCAGCACGTTGGTCGCATAGCAGTAGCCCAGTGCTCGTTTCTGGCGCTCAAAGCAGCGTCCGTCCCGCTCCGGCCTGCCGGTCAGCGCGCGCAGCAGCCTTGCCGGCGGCCGCTGTGGCTTCCCTGCCGCGTAGACGGCCGCCTCCCGGCTGGTCGCAAAGATATTCACCGGCACCCTCCCGGCGCTGACCGCCTCCTGGAACAACCGCGTGCCCGGAAAGTAGGCCAGGGGGGAGACATAACCGTCATCCGGCCGGATGCGCTTCATCAGGGCAATGCTGGCGTCCAGGTCGTCGTCGGTCTCGCCCGGGATACTGCTGATCAGGTAGACCGAGAGGCTGATGCCGACTTTTTTGACCGCGGCAGCCGCAGCTTCCACCTGGGCCGGCGTGATCTGCTTGCCCAACAGGGAGAGGATCCGGGGCGAACCCGATTCCACGCCGATCTGAACGCATTCACACCCTGCCCGCTTCATCCAGACCAGCAGTTCCTCATCCAGACTGGTGACCCGGGACTGGCAATTCCAGAGGATATGGGCTCTGGAGCGGATCAGAAGGCGGCAGAATTCCAGGGCGCGCCGACGGTCAGCCGTGAAGGTGTCGTCCCGCAGGGAGAAGTAGATCAGACCGTAGCGCTGGCGGATGAACAGGATCTCCTCCAGCATGTTCTCTGGAGAACGGAAGCGGACGCGACGCATCCAGAAGCCGGGAGAGCTGCAGAAGGTGCAGGAGGAGGGGCAGCCGCGGGCGGTGATCATGAATTCGGCCTGCAGCGGGATATCCACTCCCCGGGAGTGTTCCAGATACCGGGAGGCGAAGGGGAGCGCATCCAGGTCCGCCAGCAGTACACGCTGTCGCGTGACCTCGACCCGGTCGTCGCGCCGAAAAGCTATGCCTGCCAGGCCGCTCCAGTCGCCCCCTTCCCGGAGGCGCTCTGCAAGCTCCAGCAGCGTGGCCTCCCCCTCTCCGCGGATCACCAGGTCAACGGGTGAGCCCTGGCCCAGGACCTCGTCGTACTGGAAGCTGGCATGTCCCCCCCCCATGACAATGACACATTCGGGATCAAGGCGGCGTGCGACGTGGGCCAGTTCCAGGGATGCGTGGCGGTTGTGGGTCCACTGGGAGATGACCAGGAGCCGCGGCCGAATCTCCCTGAGCGAAGCCTCGATCCGGGAAGCGGACCAGGCGGAGAAATTGGCCAGGAGCGCATCGAAACCTACTTCCCGCAGACAGGCCTGCAGGGAGCAGAGTCCTGTGGGAAGCAGGGAGATGTGGGGATCGTCGCGGTCGCGAGAAGCGGATATGTAGGCCAGAAGGACAGTCATGGATATACCGGCTAAAAAAAATCCGGGCCATGGGGCCCGGATCGTTGGATACGGCTACGCAAACAGGGCGCGGAATCAGTTGTTCATGGTCAGCGACAGTCCGAGGGTGTCGTTGGCCATCACATCACTCTCGCGCTCCTCCTCCACACCGGACAGCAATTCATTGAAGTCGTCAAACCCCTTCTGGCCGAGGCCGACACGCCGGGCGCCCAGGAAACGGGAGAGGTAGTAGGGGGTGTCCATGGAGGAGATCACCACGCGACGTTCACGGGACGAAGCGTGGATCATCTTGCGATTGCCCAGGTAGATGCCCACATGGGACGGGAAACGGGCATAGGTCTGGAAGAAGACCAGATCACCCTTCTGCAGGTCGCCGCGCGGCACCTCCGCCCCTGCATAGAACTGCTCACGGGCGGTACGGGGAAGACTGATATTGTGGTCGCGAAACACCTGCTGAATGAAACTGGAGCAGTCAAGGGCAGTGCGACTGGTGCCGCCAAAGCGGTAACGCGCCCCCAGGAAACTGTAGGCGGTATTCTTGATTTTGCTGATACTGCTGCTGTCTTCGAGGTTCTTTGCCAGGTCGACCGGACGATCGCTGTCGATGTCGGTCAGTTCAGCCAGGGTATCGCTGAACTCCTGCTCATTGAGCAGATCCCTGTTGACCATCTTGAGTCGATCAGTGGCCACCGCTGCCGCCATCGGCGCATCATCGGCCAGCGGACGTGACGCGTTCAGGGCCAGCACCTGCCCCGGCTTGACCCTGTTGCCCTTAAGGCCGTTCAAACGGCGCAGTTCGGCCATGCGGATTCCTGTCTTGCGGGCGACCCTCGGCAGGGTATCCCCCTTGACAACCCGATAGACATGGGCTTTTTCGGCCATTTTTATTTTTTTTGAGCGGTTCGAGGAATCGGAAGGGATGATCAGTCGCGCACCCTTGTCGATCCTGATTCCGCTCAGGTTGTTGACCGATTTGAGTTCAGCGACGGAGACGTGATATTTGCGGGCGATTGTATGGAGAGATTCGCTCTTGCGGACAACATGCGTTTTGGACGCCAGGGCAAGCTGGGGCAAGGCAAGGGCAACAAGACAGAGTGACAGTAATATGTACCGTTTATGTATCATTCCTCCTCCTTTTTGTTCTATTTTTAACCAACATGGCTATACTCTATATAACAAAAAGTATGCAAAGTCAATTGCAATGTCCTTCCAGCCCTGTTTTGCCATGCATCAAGCAGGCCAAGCAATCCGAATTATTATTTTTTTTCACGAGAAATCAGTCGCACGACAACCGGTTCGTCCCGCAGAACGGATATATTGTTATCCGGCGGCAGCAGGCTCCGGCGATAGTCCTGCCCCCTGATCAGACGGCCGGCATCCACTTCCTCGGTAACAACCGCATCGATGCGTTGAACCTGGGCCGCCGGCCCCTCAACCTCGACCCAGTCCGGGTCAGCCACGATTTTCATTCCCCGCAATCCGTGCCCCGTGTTTCTGCGTAATGCCACCCGCACCGGCACCCTTCTGCGCTCCTTGCGATCGGTCACCACCCTGATGGATGAGGGCGTGACAGACGTTACCTCCATTCCCGAGGGGAGCCTGAAATCGGTGTTCTTGACCCTGACATTGGCCTGTCCCTGGCGGACGGAGGAGAGGTCTATGTCGGCGGAAATATCCAGCTTGGAGGGGAGCGGCGTCAGGATGGAAAACGACTTGAGCTGTACATCCACCTCTTCGGGAGCGCTGCGCACCAAGGCCAGGCGATCCGGTATGCCGTGCAGCCTGACCGGAGCGCTTACCGTGATGATCTGTCCCTGTCGCGAACTGATCAGTGCCCAAAGCGTAGCCACAATCAGCAGGATTGCCGTTTTCGGCATCAGATTGCTGAACAGGTGCAGGCCGTGGGTGATATGCGGCTTTTCAAGATGCGGAGCGAACAGCCCTTCCAGGGCCGCGATCAGTTCTCCCGGAGTGTCGTAGGGGCGCAGTTCGGTGCCCACTGCCAGCGACACCGTACCGCGCTCCTCGGAAACCACGGCCACCACGGCGTCGGTGCGCTCGGAGAGCCCCAGGGCCGCGCGATGGCGCGTCCCCAGGTACTGGGGGATTTCCGGATTGACCGACAGCGGCAGGTGGCAGGAAGCCACGGCAATGCGCTCGCCGCGGACCAGGGCCGCGCCGTCGTGGAGCGGAGTGCCGTCGGTGAAGACGGTCTCCAGGATCTGGGAACTGATGCGACAGTCCATCTTGACACCGTTCAGCATCAGATCACCCAACGGGTCGTTGCGCTCGAAGACCAGAAGCGCTCCGGTGCGCTTGGCAGCCAGACAGAAGAGGGTTTCAACAATATCCTGAAAGGGACTGGGACGCACTTCATTGCGCCGCTCGAACAGGTGGCGCAACAGACTGAAGCGGTAGAGCGCCTGGCGGATCTCCGCCTGGAACACCACGATCAGCAGGATGATCAGGACCGTGCCCAGCTCCTGGAGTATCCAGCTGGTCATATACAGCCCGAGAAAGCGGGTGGCGAAGTAGATCAGGGTCACCACGCCCAGCCCCAGCAGGACCTGCATGGCACGGGTGCGATAGAACCAGGAGTAGAGCTGGTACAGGAGGAAGGTCATGATCAGGATGTCGGCAATATCCTGAATGCGGATGAATGGTGGCGCCACGGGTCAGACTCCCTTTCAATGCGTAACTTGCGCCCCTGAGGCAGGTCAGCGGATCGCGGGGCTTCACGCGGGCAGAAGCCGTTTTTGCTGGTGTTCTCTGCTCCGAGTATGCTACAAGGCAAAAATCAGCTATATATCATCATACTTCCGTACAAGGTTGTGCAAATCATGTTCAGGCTTTCCGAAAAAGGCGAGAGAATCCAACAGATGTTCGGCGCCATCGCACCACGCTATGACTTCCTCAACCGACTGCTCAGCTTCGGCATCGATCGGCGCTGGCGCACAAAGGCGGTGCAACTGCTCCACTATGACGAGGGGTCGAGGATCCTGGATGTGGCCACCGGCACCGGTGACGTGGCGCTGGAGATCGCACGCAGAACGCCGCCATCAGTGCGCATAACGGGAGCCGACTTCTGCCGGGAGATGGTCGAGCTGGGACAAGAGAAGGTGGCCAGCTCCCCCTACGCCGGACGGATCGACTTCCAGGTGGCCCCCTGCGAAGCGCTCCCTTTTGCGGACGGCACCTTTGATTCGGTTACCATTGCATTCGGAATCAGGAATGTGGTGGACAGGCGAATGGGGCTGGCGGAGATGCGACGGGTGCTGAAACCGGGCGGCAGACTGATCATCCTGGAGTTCTCCACGCCGCGCTCGGCCCTGTTCAGGCAAATCTACTACTTCTACTTCCGCAGGTTGTTGCCGATGATCGGCGGACTGTTCTCACGCTACAACGCCTACAAATACCTGCCCGACTCGGTACTGGAGTTCCCCTCCCCGACGGAGTTCTCCCGCATGATCGCCGAGACCGGTTTTTGCGATGTCCGGGTCCGGGAACTCACCTTCGGCATCGCTAGCATTTACAGCGGCGACAGGGTCTGAGCGGACGACACCAAACCTCGCTCAGGCCTTGAAGCGATTCTCCGTTCCCGCCACAAGGCGCCTGATATTCTCGTGGTGCTTGACGATCACCACCAGGGATATGATCAGGGTCACCCAAAACAGGTCCCTACCCCCCCCCAGAAAGACAACGGCCAGCGGCATCAACGCCGCGGCCATGATCGACCCCAATGAGACATAGCGCCAGACCAGCATCAGCCCCACGAACAGCGCCAGGGCACAGACAACGGCCAGGGGCGACAGCACCAGGAAGACCCCCAGGGCGGTGGCGACCCCCTTGCCTCCCCTGAACTTCAGGAACAGCGAGAACACATGGCCAGAGAAGGCGGCCAGTCCGACCCAGGCGGCACATTCCGGCGGGGAACAGTACCGACTTGCCAGCAGCACCGGAACAGCACCCTTGAGACAGTCCCCTGCCAGGGTCATGACTCCCACCCAACGCCCCACCGTGCGGTAGAGGTTGGTGGCACCGATGTTGCCGCTCCCCTCCCTGCGCACATCAACGCCGCACAGTTTTCCCAGCAAAAGCCCGGTCGGTATGGAACCGAGCAGATAAGCGGCCACGATCATGGCCCAGCAGGCGATCTGATCCGTTCCCATCACAGCGCAGCCATAGCCTTTTTGACTTCAGGGACAAAGGAGCTCGTGGCATGCTCCTTAAGCAGGCGGGTATAGACCTCCTGCCCCTTGGGCTTCTGGCCGTTCTCCACATAGGCACTACCCAGATAAAAGAGCGTCTCGTCGCTGCGCGGCAGGTCCCCGAATCCCTTCAGCGCCTCCTCGAAGCGGGCGATGGCGGCCGGGTAGGATCCGGTGCGCAGGTAGAACTTGCCCACGTACAGTTCGTACTGCAACTGCTTGTCGCGGCAATCGACGATCCGGGCCTGCACATCCGGCAGGTTGGCTCCGCCAGGGTAGAGCTTGGTGTACGACTCAAAGAGTGACAACGCATTCTTGACCGGCGTCTGGTCCGTGTCGATCCCCTTGATCTGTTTGAAATTGCTGAGCCCCTGGCCGTAGAGGGCATAGCCCATCAACTCGTGGTTCGGGTGCAGTTTGCGGAAGTTTTCATACTCGGCGGCCGCCTCGATGTAATCCTTGTTGAGGAAATAGGCATCGGCGATATTGATCTCCACCCTGGCCGACAATTCCGGAGGCGGGAAACTCTCCTTGACCCGCCGCCACTGTATCACGGCATCCTCGTATTTCCCCTTCTGGAACGAGGCCTCGCCATCCCGGTAGAGTTCGTCGGTCGGCTTGTTCAGCTTCAGTTCGGCGCACCCCTGGAGCAACGTCAGCGTACAGAGAGCCGCAAAAACAGCCCTGAATCCCATCTTCATGTTTTCCCCATCGTACAAACAGAATACTGCTCCGACAGACACCACCCTTGGAAGAGATACACATTGTTCCCGCGGGAACCTGCCACGGGAAGGAGATGAGGCAGCACTATCGGAGCAGGTGTCTCCTTACAAAAAAACCAAAACCGTGCCTACAGGATGCCCTGCCCGAGCGTGTCGGCAAGCAATCGTGCAATGACGGGGTGGGTCAGCCAGACCGCAGAAGCGGGCGGATTCCACGACCCGTGCAGAATCAGCCTGCCGGTGGAGCGGAAGACGACCCGGGACAGCTCGGCGCAGACCAACTGCTTCTGGTCGGTATGCATCCCCATCAGTTCGGCCGACGCGGCCAGCATCAGCTCGGCCTGCTCTTTGGTGTTGTGGTGCGGCCAGGAGGCATAGTCCAGCATGGGTGCAACCACCGGCGACGACAGGTAGGCGTCGGCCCGCTCCAGCATCACCTCCAGGGTTTCCCCCTCCTTGAGCAGGGACCGGCAACGCTGGAAGAGAGGCTCGGCCCCATCGCCTATGCTGGCGCGGATGGCGCTGAGCAGCGGGTAAAGCGAGATCTCCACCCCCAGGAAGAGGGCGCTGGAGTTGGTCAGAATCTCGGGGCAGTTGAACACCGCAGCCGTGATCCCCTTTTCAGAGGCTTCCTTGGCCACATCCTCCAGGCGGATCTTTGCCCACCCCTGAACATAGGGGGTATAGGACTGCCAGAGATACTCCCCCCCCACCAGCACCTCGGTACCATGGTAGCCATAGGCGGAGTAGTTGACCCGGCCACCGGCAGCAACAGCGCGCTCACGCAGGGGGGCGGTCTCCTCGATCAGGTAGCGGAAGGTATCCGCGGTCACCTCGTTGAAACTGGCGTCGCAGAGCCGGCCCAGATCGCTGTTCCAGAAATCAGCCGATGCCAGGTATTTGTCGCCGGTCCCCTTGAAGACCCGGTTGAGCAGCGGCATGAAGACACGCGCCCGCGGGATCCCCCCCGCCATGGTATGGGCGATCAGGACGTTGGCGCTGGCAGGGATCATGCCGTCCAGCTGCTGAACGATCTGTCGCAACGCGGCGCGGAAACGGGCCGTACCGGCCGCCCTGGCCTTCTCGATCACATCGGCGCCAATGGTGATGGAACTCCAGTCATCGGGCCTGGCCTTCTTGAGCAGTTCGGCGATGGAGGGTTGGCCGTCAACCGACTCCATGTCGAAGCCGGCTTCCAGCGGCACGTTGATGATCGTGCCCCCCAGGTTGGCCTCGGCAGTTGCCAGTTCTTCGGCAGTCAGGGGGCGCAGCGTGCCATCGGAGTCGCGCCGTCCCACGGTCATGCCGATCACGGTCATGCCGATGCGCCTGGCCTCATCCAGCAAACCATTGGCATAGCCGCGGCCAAAGAGTTCGCCCGCCAGCACCAGCACGTCTCCAGCCCCGTATCCAG
Protein-coding regions in this window:
- a CDS encoding outer membrane protein assembly factor BamD yields the protein MKMGFRAVFAALCTLTLLQGCAELKLNKPTDELYRDGEASFQKGKYEDAVIQWRRVKESFPPPELSARVEINIADAYFLNKDYIEAAAEYENFRKLHPNHELMGYALYGQGLSNFKQIKGIDTDQTPVKNALSLFESYTKLYPGGANLPDVQARIVDCRDKQLQYELYVGKFYLRTGSYPAAIARFEEALKGFGDLPRSDETLFYLGSAYVENGQKPKGQEVYTRLLKEHATSSFVPEVKKAMAAL
- a CDS encoding enoyl ACP reductase FabMG family protein, translating into MTEYRAMQELPDVAGYGAGDVLVLAGELFGRGYANGLLDEARRIGMTVIGMTVGRRDSDGTLRPLTAEELATAEANLGGTIINVPLEAGFDMESVDGQPSIAELLKKARPDDWSSITIGADVIEKARAAGTARFRAALRQIVQQLDGMIPASANVLIAHTMAGGIPRARVFMPLLNRVFKGTGDKYLASADFWNSDLGRLCDASFNEVTADTFRYLIEETAPLRERAVAAGGRVNYSAYGYHGTEVLVGGEYLWQSYTPYVQGWAKIRLEDVAKEASEKGITAAVFNCPEILTNSSALFLGVEISLYPLLSAIRASIGDGAEPLFQRCRSLLKEGETLEVMLERADAYLSSPVVAPMLDYASWPHHNTKEQAELMLAASAELMGMHTDQKQLVCAELSRVVFRSTGRLILHGSWNPPASAVWLTHPVIARLLADTLGQGIL